In Roseomonas fluvialis, one genomic interval encodes:
- the groL gene encoding chaperonin GroEL (60 kDa chaperone family; promotes refolding of misfolded polypeptides especially under stressful conditions; forms two stacked rings of heptamers to form a barrel-shaped 14mer; ends can be capped by GroES; misfolded proteins enter the barrel where they are refolded when GroES binds), with amino-acid sequence MAAKDVKFGASARERMIRGVDILADAVKVTLGPKGRNVVIDKSFGAPRITKDGVTVAKEIELADKFENMGAQMVREVASKTNDLAGDGTTTATVLAQAIVREGAKAVAAGMNPMDLKRGIDKAVTEIVKDLESKTRKISTSAEVAQVGSISANGETEIGEMIAKAMEKVGNEGVITVEEAKSIQTELDVVEGMQFDRGYVSPYFITNAEKMIAEMDQPYILIFEKKLSGLQPMLPLLETVVQSGRPLVIIAEDVEGEALATLVVNKLRGGLKVAAVKAPGFGDRRKAMLEDIAILTGGEVISEDLGIKLENVTLAMLGKAKMVRIEKENTTIVDGAGEKTAITGRCEQIKAQIEETTSDYDREKLQERLAKLAGGVAVIRVGGSTEVEVKERKDRVDDALHATRAAVEEGIVPGGGVALLRASQKLAGLKGANNDEQVGIEIIRRAIQAPLKQIAENAGKDGAVVAGEVLRTDTYVFGYDAQKDEYKDLVAAGIIDPTKVVRTALQDAASVASLLITTEAMVAERPAKPSAPAGGGGGDMGGMGGMDF; translated from the coding sequence ATGGCTGCTAAGGACGTGAAGTTCGGCGCTTCGGCGCGCGAGCGGATGATTCGCGGCGTGGATATCCTGGCCGACGCCGTGAAGGTGACGCTGGGCCCCAAAGGCCGCAACGTCGTGATCGACAAGTCCTTCGGTGCCCCGCGCATCACGAAGGACGGCGTGACCGTCGCGAAGGAAATCGAGCTCGCCGACAAGTTCGAGAACATGGGCGCCCAGATGGTGCGCGAAGTGGCCTCGAAGACGAACGACCTGGCCGGTGACGGCACCACCACCGCGACCGTGCTGGCCCAGGCCATCGTGCGCGAGGGTGCGAAGGCGGTCGCCGCGGGCATGAACCCGATGGACCTGAAGCGCGGCATCGACAAGGCCGTGACCGAGATCGTGAAGGACCTCGAGTCCAAGACGCGCAAGATCTCGACCTCGGCCGAAGTGGCGCAGGTCGGCTCGATCTCCGCCAACGGCGAGACCGAGATCGGCGAGATGATCGCCAAGGCGATGGAGAAGGTCGGCAACGAGGGTGTCATCACCGTCGAGGAAGCCAAGTCCATCCAGACCGAGCTCGACGTCGTCGAGGGCATGCAGTTCGATCGCGGCTACGTCTCCCCGTATTTCATCACGAATGCGGAGAAGATGATTGCCGAGATGGATCAGCCCTACATCCTGATCTTCGAGAAGAAGCTGTCCGGCCTCCAGCCGATGCTGCCGCTGCTCGAGACCGTGGTGCAGTCCGGCCGTCCGCTGGTGATCATCGCCGAGGACGTCGAGGGCGAGGCGCTGGCCACCCTGGTGGTGAACAAGCTGCGCGGCGGCCTGAAGGTCGCGGCCGTGAAGGCGCCTGGCTTCGGTGATCGCCGCAAGGCGATGCTGGAGGACATCGCGATCCTGACGGGCGGCGAGGTCATCTCCGAAGACCTCGGCATCAAGCTCGAGAACGTGACGCTCGCCATGCTCGGCAAGGCCAAGATGGTCCGGATCGAGAAGGAGAACACCACGATCGTCGACGGTGCCGGCGAGAAGACCGCCATCACCGGCCGCTGCGAGCAGATCAAGGCGCAGATCGAGGAGACCACCTCGGACTACGACCGCGAGAAGCTCCAGGAGCGCCTGGCGAAGCTGGCCGGCGGCGTCGCCGTCATCCGCGTCGGCGGCAGCACCGAAGTGGAAGTGAAGGAGCGCAAGGACCGCGTGGACGACGCGCTGCACGCGACCCGCGCCGCGGTCGAGGAAGGCATCGTCCCCGGTGGTGGCGTGGCGCTGCTGCGCGCCTCGCAGAAGCTGGCCGGCCTCAAGGGCGCCAACAACGATGAGCAGGTGGGGATCGAGATCATCCGCCGCGCCATCCAGGCCCCGCTGAAGCAGATCGCCGAGAACGCCGGCAAGGACGGCGCGGTGGTCGCGGGCGAAGTGCTGCGCACCGACACCTACGTGTTCGGCTACGACGCCCAGAAGGACGAGTACAAGGATCTGGTGGCCGCCGGCATCATCGACCCGACCAAGGTCGTGCGCACGGCGCTGCAGGATGCCGCTTCGGTGGCGTCGCTGCTGATCACCACCGAGGCGATGGTCGCCGAGCGTCCCGCGAAGCCGTCGGCCCCGGCCGGCGGTGGCGGCGGCGACATGGGCGGCATGGGCGGCATGGACTTCTAA
- the groES gene encoding co-chaperone GroES, which produces MNFRPLHDRVLVRRIEAEEKTRGGIIIPDTAKEKPQEGEVVSVGAGTINEKGEVRPLDVKAGDRILFGKWSGTEVKLDGEELLIMKESDIMGILEGVSAAKKAA; this is translated from the coding sequence ATGAACTTCCGTCCCCTACACGACCGCGTTCTCGTTCGCCGCATCGAAGCGGAAGAAAAGACCCGCGGCGGCATCATCATCCCCGACACCGCCAAGGAAAAGCCGCAGGAAGGCGAAGTCGTCTCCGTCGGCGCGGGCACCATCAACGAGAAGGGCGAAGTTCGTCCGCTCGACGTGAAGGCCGGCGACCGCATCCTGTTCGGCAAGTGGTCCGGCACCGAGGTGAAGCTCGATGGCGAAGAACTCCTGATCATGAAGGAGAGCGACATCATGGGCATCCTCGAGGGCGTGTCCGCCGCGAAGAAGGCCGCCTGA
- a CDS encoding usg protein, whose translation MLQGLEPIVKIPDWRMTTAELLYHLPDHPHVLQTFVWQKVDKAPTFPELTRFLDFWRREIEGPLHSVRVACAALTRPAELRYANGVFTLH comes from the coding sequence GTGCTGCAGGGACTGGAACCGATCGTGAAGATCCCCGACTGGCGCATGACGACCGCCGAGTTGCTCTACCACCTGCCCGACCACCCGCATGTGTTGCAGACCTTCGTTTGGCAGAAGGTGGACAAGGCCCCGACCTTCCCCGAACTCACCCGCTTCCTGGACTTCTGGCGGCGCGAAATCGAAGGTCCGCTGCATTCGGTCCGGGTCGCCTGTGCCGCGCTGACCAGGCCCGCGGAACTGCGATACGCGAACGGGGTCTTCACCCTGCACTGA
- a CDS encoding TVP38/TMEM64 family protein: MSGAVARRRSSLLKLAMLAAGLAAAGLLLRGIGLAPGTDWVDRWVLGQGVLGDAVFVAIGAAATAAGAPRQGVAFLGGYAFGAVEGTLLALAAQVVGCAASYGWARAVGRGWAERRLAGRFGHRLRPLRDVLAGSPFGATLALRLLPVGNNLALNLLAGMAAISAVPFLAASALGYLPQTVVFALLGKGIRVDGAWQMGLAAALFVVSAAIGLALLRAHKAGRVIEDDQG, from the coding sequence ATGAGCGGGGCAGTCGCCCGGCGCCGGTCCTCGCTGCTGAAACTCGCGATGTTGGCGGCCGGGCTGGCGGCGGCGGGACTGCTGCTGCGCGGGATCGGCTTGGCGCCGGGCACCGACTGGGTGGATCGCTGGGTGCTCGGCCAAGGGGTGCTGGGCGATGCGGTGTTCGTGGCGATCGGTGCCGCGGCGACGGCGGCCGGGGCGCCGCGGCAGGGGGTGGCGTTCCTCGGCGGCTACGCCTTCGGCGCAGTCGAGGGCACGCTGCTGGCGCTGGCAGCGCAGGTGGTGGGCTGCGCGGCGTCGTATGGATGGGCGCGGGCGGTTGGGCGGGGCTGGGCGGAACGGCGCCTGGCCGGGCGATTCGGCCACCGGCTGCGACCGCTGCGCGACGTGCTGGCCGGCAGCCCCTTCGGCGCGACGCTGGCGCTGCGGTTGCTGCCGGTCGGCAACAACCTGGCGCTGAATCTGCTGGCGGGGATGGCGGCGATCAGCGCGGTGCCGTTCCTGGCTGCCTCGGCCCTGGGCTACCTGCCGCAGACGGTCGTCTTCGCACTGCTCGGCAAGGGCATCCGGGTGGATGGCGCCTGGCAGATGGGCCTGGCGGCGGCGCTGTTCGTGGTCTCGGCGGCGATCGGGCTTGCACTGCTGCGCGCGCACAAGGCGGGCCGGGTGATCGAGGACGACCAGGGGTGA
- a CDS encoding glycosyltransferase family 2 protein, giving the protein MSPEPRAGSGPAEPAPDAGAPPLLSVVIPVRNEAPNIAPLVAEIEAALADVPHEIVYVDDGSTDHTPEALRAARDGGAPVRGLRHRASCGQSAAIITGVKAARGTWIATLDGDGQNDPADIPRLFARARAEAAEGRRTMVAGHRVNRKDSGVKRYSSKMANAIRSRLLRDRTPDTGCGLKVFPRDLFLDLPHFDHMHRFLPALTLRQGGTVVSEPVNHRPRVRGASNYGTLDRLAVSIFDLVGMAWLQRRGRRPVVETDPP; this is encoded by the coding sequence ATGTCTCCCGAGCCCCGCGCCGGGTCCGGGCCCGCCGAGCCGGCGCCGGATGCCGGCGCGCCCCCCCTGCTGTCCGTCGTCATCCCCGTGCGCAACGAGGCGCCCAACATCGCGCCCCTGGTCGCCGAGATCGAGGCCGCGCTGGCCGACGTGCCGCACGAGATCGTCTATGTCGACGACGGTTCGACCGACCACACGCCCGAGGCGTTGCGCGCGGCGCGCGACGGTGGCGCGCCGGTCCGCGGGTTGCGGCACCGGGCGTCCTGCGGGCAGTCGGCCGCCATCATCACCGGGGTGAAGGCGGCGCGCGGCACCTGGATCGCGACGCTCGACGGGGATGGCCAGAACGACCCGGCCGACATTCCGCGCCTGTTCGCCCGCGCGCGGGCCGAGGCGGCCGAGGGCCGGCGCACGATGGTCGCGGGCCACCGCGTGAACCGCAAGGACAGCGGCGTGAAGCGGTATTCCAGCAAGATGGCCAACGCCATCCGGTCGCGCCTGCTGCGCGACCGCACGCCGGACACCGGATGCGGGCTGAAGGTGTTCCCGCGCGACCTGTTCCTGGATCTTCCGCATTTCGACCACATGCACCGTTTCCTGCCGGCGCTGACGCTGCGCCAGGGCGGGACGGTGGTGAGCGAGCCGGTAAACCACCGTCCGCGGGTGCGCGGCGCGTCGAATTACGGGACGCTCGACCGCCTTGCCGTCAGCATCTTCGACCTGGTGGGCATGGCCTGGCTGCAACGGCGCGGTCGGCGTCCGGTGGTCGAGACCGACCCGCCGTGA
- a CDS encoding COX15/CtaA family protein, protein MPFDSRTLDAAHAMAPDAQARALSRFLLFVAGLVWVMVAIGGATRLTGSGLSIMEWAPLAGILPPLTDAEWQRLYDLYRTIPQYQLMNQGFGLDGFKEIFWLEWIHRFWGRLIGLAYVGGLAWFWLRGRIPPGLKPRLLLLLALGGLQGAIGWFMVASGFEADRTAVSPYRLVIHLGMAFLLFGLLVWTALSLLRPRPVQDPAPAGLRPAVHLAAGLAVAAMLAGGFVAGIRAGFDYNTFPLMEGRIVPQGYWLLEPAWKNLTANVAAVQFNHRLLATATLAAAAWAAFLAFRRLPRGRVRGAVMGLAIAVGLQYALGVATLLAVVPVWLGTLHQAVAVLVLTGALLALHALRRPAPG, encoded by the coding sequence ATGCCCTTCGATAGCCGCACCCTTGATGCCGCGCACGCCATGGCACCCGACGCGCAGGCCCGAGCCCTCTCCCGCTTTCTGCTGTTCGTCGCCGGCCTGGTCTGGGTGATGGTCGCGATAGGCGGCGCCACGCGCCTGACCGGGTCCGGCCTGTCCATCATGGAATGGGCGCCGCTGGCCGGGATCCTGCCGCCGCTCACCGACGCCGAATGGCAGCGGCTTTACGACCTGTATCGGACCATCCCGCAATATCAGCTGATGAACCAGGGCTTCGGTCTCGATGGCTTCAAGGAGATCTTCTGGCTGGAATGGATCCACCGCTTCTGGGGGCGGCTGATTGGCCTGGCCTATGTCGGTGGCCTGGCCTGGTTCTGGCTGCGCGGGCGCATCCCGCCAGGCTTGAAGCCTCGGCTGCTGCTGCTGCTGGCTCTGGGCGGGCTGCAGGGCGCAATCGGCTGGTTCATGGTGGCCTCCGGCTTCGAAGCCGACCGCACGGCGGTATCGCCATATCGGCTGGTGATCCACCTCGGCATGGCGTTCCTGCTGTTCGGGCTGCTGGTCTGGACCGCGTTGTCGCTGCTGCGCCCGCGCCCGGTACAGGACCCCGCGCCGGCCGGGCTGCGCCCCGCCGTGCATCTCGCGGCCGGGCTCGCGGTGGCGGCCATGCTGGCCGGCGGGTTCGTGGCAGGCATTCGCGCCGGTTTCGACTACAATACGTTCCCGCTGATGGAAGGGCGCATCGTGCCGCAGGGCTATTGGCTGCTGGAACCGGCCTGGAAGAACCTCACCGCCAATGTCGCGGCGGTGCAGTTCAACCATCGCCTGCTCGCGACCGCGACGCTGGCCGCCGCGGCCTGGGCGGCGTTCCTGGCCTTCCGCCGCCTGCCGCGCGGGCGGGTGCGGGGCGCGGTGATGGGTCTCGCCATCGCGGTCGGGCTGCAATACGCGCTGGGTGTCGCCACGCTGCTGGCGGTGGTGCCGGTCTGGCTCGGCACGCTGCACCAGGCGGTGGCGGTCCTGGTGCTGACCGGCGCATTGCTGGCGCTGCACGCGCTTCGCCGGCCCGCGCCGGGATGA
- a CDS encoding PAS domain-containing sensor histidine kinase, with protein sequence MTREDAALRAIEALPHAMLVMDGAERLVLANAALWGEAGADPARFPPGTSLRDILRLFAFRGLLGAGDPAVLAEDALALDRSQFLLRHQRTADGARLSEVTSLPLPGGGFAICSVDITALTRAEAAARARASLLERVLNAQRGGVALFDPDHRLMLHNPAYRRHSGATPEMLAGRPTLEDLVAQLDRAGEFRATRARAHLRDILAADRRQPRMSQRERADGSIMRFTSTPEPDGGFLLQSEEVTDLRRAEDDARRRAAILDGVLEALPHGICVWGPDQRVALFNGAYTRLMEGAPLQVGDTLEDVIHRRAAAGEYGPGDVSAVIAREKARDLSRPQERRRQRANGTALDIRTAPLPDGGHISVVTDITALWQAEEEARRRASLLETAMGSMRHGLVVYGPDRRVVAANALASTLAGHEPGDIRPGRSLDELVDSLHASGRLGPEPLAARLAGDARDLDRSRPHRVRRTTPEGRVLEVSSDPTPEGGFIVTHVDITALAQAEAEALSRAGILQVMLDNTQHGICLFDAQGHIVAVNALAARMCGLAPEQMAPGRHILQVRDDQVAAGEFGPPEQVARFIAIRPDDPWRGPERYVRRRPDGSMLEITTAPTPDGGFVRTYSDVTEDRRVRDELERARAAAEAGSEAKSRFLATMSHELRTPLSAVIGYAEALMGQPAPAQVAEFADAVRQAGRQLLGLIDDILDVARAGGPDAALGRAPVDVAALALALAEAAQAEADAAGVQLAVDAPPELPAARVDERRLRRVLSALLGNAVKFTPAEGSVRLVLRASGAGGLDIAVVDTGIGMAPEDIPRAFEPFTQLDSSHARHFPGSGLGLHLARMLAEAMGATLTLDSSPGAGTTATLRLPPGITTSVVQTTQETT encoded by the coding sequence ATGACGCGCGAGGACGCCGCGCTCAGGGCCATCGAGGCCCTGCCCCACGCCATGCTGGTCATGGATGGGGCGGAGCGGCTGGTGCTCGCCAATGCCGCGTTGTGGGGCGAGGCCGGCGCCGATCCCGCCCGCTTCCCGCCCGGCACCTCATTGCGCGACATCCTGCGCCTGTTCGCCTTCCGCGGGCTGCTCGGCGCCGGCGACCCGGCCGTGCTGGCCGAGGACGCGCTGGCGCTGGACCGCAGCCAGTTCCTGCTGCGCCACCAGCGCACCGCCGACGGCGCGCGCCTGTCCGAGGTCACAAGCCTGCCGCTGCCGGGCGGCGGCTTCGCCATCTGCTCGGTCGACATCACCGCGCTGACGCGGGCCGAGGCCGCCGCGCGCGCCCGCGCCAGCCTGCTCGAACGGGTGCTGAACGCGCAACGCGGCGGCGTCGCGCTGTTCGACCCGGACCACCGCCTGATGCTGCACAACCCCGCCTATCGCCGCCATTCCGGCGCCACGCCCGAGATGCTGGCCGGCCGCCCGACGCTCGAGGACCTGGTGGCGCAGCTCGACCGTGCCGGCGAATTCCGCGCCACCCGCGCGCGGGCGCATCTGCGCGACATCCTCGCCGCCGATCGCCGCCAGCCGCGCATGTCGCAGCGCGAGCGCGCCGATGGCAGCATCATGCGCTTCACCAGCACCCCCGAACCCGATGGCGGCTTCCTGCTGCAATCCGAGGAGGTGACCGACCTGCGCCGGGCCGAGGACGACGCCCGCCGCCGCGCCGCCATCCTGGACGGGGTGCTGGAAGCGCTGCCGCACGGCATCTGCGTCTGGGGCCCGGACCAGCGCGTGGCGTTATTCAACGGCGCCTACACCCGCCTGATGGAAGGCGCGCCGCTGCAGGTCGGCGACACGCTCGAGGATGTCATCCACCGCCGCGCCGCCGCCGGCGAATATGGCCCCGGCGACGTGTCGGCGGTGATCGCGCGCGAGAAGGCGCGCGACCTGTCGCGCCCGCAGGAACGCCGGCGCCAGCGCGCCAACGGCACCGCGCTCGATATCCGCACGGCGCCGCTGCCCGATGGCGGGCACATCTCGGTCGTCACCGACATCACGGCGCTCTGGCAGGCCGAGGAGGAAGCACGCCGCCGCGCCTCGTTGCTCGAAACCGCGATGGGCTCGATGCGCCACGGCCTCGTGGTCTATGGGCCCGACCGGCGCGTGGTGGCGGCGAATGCGCTGGCCAGCACGCTCGCCGGACACGAACCGGGGGATATCCGGCCGGGCCGCTCGCTCGACGAGTTGGTCGATTCACTGCACGCGAGCGGGCGCCTGGGGCCGGAGCCGCTGGCGGCGCGCCTGGCCGGCGATGCCCGCGACCTCGATCGGTCGCGCCCGCACCGGGTGCGCCGCACCACGCCCGAGGGCCGCGTGCTCGAGGTCTCCTCCGACCCCACGCCCGAAGGCGGCTTCATCGTCACCCATGTGGACATCACCGCTCTCGCGCAGGCCGAGGCCGAGGCGCTGAGCCGCGCGGGCATCCTGCAGGTGATGCTCGACAACACCCAGCACGGCATCTGCCTGTTCGACGCGCAGGGCCACATCGTCGCGGTCAATGCGCTAGCCGCGCGCATGTGCGGCCTGGCCCCTGAGCAGATGGCGCCGGGCCGCCACATCCTGCAGGTGCGCGACGACCAGGTCGCCGCCGGCGAATTCGGCCCGCCCGAGCAGGTCGCCCGCTTCATCGCGATCCGCCCCGACGATCCCTGGCGCGGCCCCGAGCGCTACGTGCGCCGCCGCCCCGATGGCTCCATGCTCGAGATCACCACCGCCCCCACGCCCGATGGCGGTTTCGTGCGCACCTATTCCGACGTCACCGAGGACCGCCGCGTGCGCGACGAGCTGGAACGCGCGCGCGCCGCCGCGGAGGCCGGCAGCGAGGCGAAGTCCCGCTTCCTGGCCACCATGAGCCACGAACTGCGCACGCCGCTCTCGGCCGTGATCGGCTATGCCGAGGCCCTGATGGGCCAGCCCGCCCCCGCGCAGGTCGCGGAATTCGCCGACGCCGTGCGCCAGGCCGGCCGCCAGCTGCTCGGCCTGATCGACGACATCCTGGACGTGGCGCGCGCCGGCGGGCCGGATGCGGCGCTGGGGCGCGCGCCGGTCGATGTCGCGGCGCTGGCGCTGGCCCTCGCCGAGGCCGCGCAGGCCGAGGCCGACGCGGCGGGCGTGCAGCTCGCGGTCGATGCCCCGCCGGAGCTGCCCGCCGCGCGGGTGGATGAACGCCGACTGCGACGCGTGCTCTCGGCGCTGCTCGGCAACGCCGTAAAGTTCACGCCTGCGGAGGGCAGCGTGCGCCTGGTGCTGCGGGCCTCCGGCGCGGGCGGACTCGACATCGCCGTGGTGGATACCGGCATCGGCATGGCGCCGGAGGATATCCCGCGCGCCTTCGAACCCTTCACCCAGCTCGATTCCTCCCATGCGCGGCATTTTCCGGGCTCGGGGCTCGGGCTGCACCTGGCGCGCATGCTGGCGGAAGCGATGGGGGCGACGCTAACGCTCGACAGCAGCCCCGGTGCGGGCACCACGGCCACCCTGCGCCTGCCGCCCGGCATCACCACATCGGTGGTGCAAACGACCCAGGAGACGACATGA
- the tldD gene encoding metalloprotease TldD — MTALATTDALFFGLLDRGAAEARLREATEGCEDGELFLEYRESEGISIDDGRIRSATYDATRGFGLRAVSGEAAGYAHAGELSDAALARAASAVGAVRQGRSGVMEAGPRATNARLYADANPLTAMDFAAKTALLQEIDAYARAADPRVVQVMASIFGEWQAVQIIRPDGQRVADLRPLVRFNVSVVVEKDGRRETGSFGTGGRFDYSRVLSEESWKGGVAEALRQALVNLDSVPAPAGEMEVVLGPGWPGILLHEAIGHGLEGDFNRKKTSAFAGLLGQRIASPGVTVIDDGTIPDRRGSLTVDDEGTPTNRTTLIEDGILVGFLQDRQNARLMGVAPTGNGRRQSYAHIPMPRMTNTVMLGGSHAPEEVLASVKRGLYAVNFGGGQVDITSGKFVFSASEAYMIEDGKIGAPVKGATLIGNGPDALTKVAMVANDMALDPGIGTCGKQGQGVPVGVGQPTLKMTGLTVGGTAVR, encoded by the coding sequence ATGACCGCCCTTGCCACCACCGACGCCCTGTTCTTCGGCCTGCTCGACCGCGGCGCCGCCGAGGCCCGCCTGCGCGAGGCGACCGAGGGCTGCGAGGATGGCGAGCTGTTCCTCGAATACCGCGAGAGCGAGGGCATCTCGATCGACGATGGCCGTATCCGTTCCGCCACCTACGATGCGACGCGCGGCTTCGGCCTGCGCGCCGTGAGCGGCGAGGCGGCCGGCTACGCCCATGCGGGCGAACTGTCCGACGCCGCGCTCGCGCGCGCCGCCTCGGCAGTGGGCGCGGTGCGCCAGGGCCGGTCCGGCGTGATGGAAGCCGGGCCACGCGCCACCAATGCGCGGCTCTATGCCGATGCCAACCCGCTGACCGCGATGGATTTCGCCGCGAAGACCGCGCTGTTGCAGGAAATCGACGCCTACGCGCGCGCCGCCGACCCGCGCGTGGTGCAGGTCATGGCCTCGATCTTCGGCGAATGGCAGGCGGTGCAGATCATCCGCCCCGACGGCCAGCGCGTGGCCGACCTGCGGCCATTGGTGCGCTTCAACGTCTCCGTCGTGGTGGAAAAGGACGGGCGGCGCGAGACCGGGTCCTTCGGCACCGGCGGGCGCTTCGACTATTCCCGCGTGCTGTCCGAAGAATCCTGGAAGGGCGGCGTGGCGGAGGCACTGCGCCAGGCACTGGTCAATCTCGACAGCGTGCCGGCACCGGCGGGCGAGATGGAGGTGGTGCTCGGCCCGGGCTGGCCCGGCATCCTGCTGCACGAAGCCATCGGCCATGGGCTGGAGGGCGACTTCAACCGCAAGAAGACGTCCGCGTTCGCCGGCCTGCTCGGGCAGCGCATCGCCTCGCCGGGCGTGACCGTGATCGACGACGGCACCATCCCTGACCGCCGGGGCTCGTTGACCGTGGATGACGAGGGCACGCCGACCAACCGCACGACGCTGATCGAGGACGGCATCCTGGTTGGCTTCCTGCAGGACCGGCAGAATGCGCGACTGATGGGCGTGGCCCCCACCGGCAATGGCCGCAGGCAATCCTACGCGCATATCCCGATGCCGCGCATGACCAACACCGTCATGCTGGGCGGGTCGCATGCGCCGGAGGAAGTGCTCGCCTCGGTGAAGCGCGGCCTCTATGCGGTGAATTTCGGCGGCGGCCAGGTCGACATCACCTCCGGCAAGTTCGTGTTCAGCGCCTCCGAGGCCTACATGATCGAGGACGGCAAGATCGGCGCGCCGGTGAAAGGTGCGACACTGATCGGCAACGGCCCCGATGCGCTGACCAAGGTCGCGATGGTGGCGAACGACATGGCGCTCGACCCCGGCATCGGCACCTGCGGCAAGCAGGGCCAGGGCGTGCCGGTCGGTGTCGGGCAGCCCACGCTGAAGATGACGGGGCTGACGGTGGGCGGAACCGCGGTGCGCTGA